Genomic window (Mycoplasma leachii PG50):
GCAATTGGACGTAATCCTGAAATGGCTTCAAAAGTAACTTCAACAATGATAGTTTCTGCTGGTATTTCTGAATCTGGAGCAATTTACTCACTAGTTATTGCTATTTTATTAATTTTTGTTGTTTAGATTTTTATTAAGAAGGAACAATAAATTGTGTTATCTGTAGGTTTTAATATAGCGATTAACGCAGCAACTCAAGGTGTGCCAAAAATTATTGAATCGCTATTTCCTAATTTACCAAATTTTATAGCTCATTTATTAGCAACTATTGTTTTAGTTATTGTTTTAGCAAAATTAGTTTATAAACCATATAAGCAAATGATTGAAAAACAAAGACAAAAAATTACTGAAGTTTTAAGTGATGCTATTGAAAAACAAACGCAAGCAAACATTAAAATAAAACAAGCAAACTCATTACTAGAAGAAGCTAAAACCGAATCAGTATCAATTATTAACACAGCTAGAGTAGATGCTGAAATTCAAAAAAATAAAATTATTGATAACGCTAATTTACAAGCAAAAAATATTCAGTCATATGCTCAAAATTCTATTAAACAAGAAAAAATTAAAGCACAATTAGAAATTAAAAATACTATAGTTAATTTGGCAATCAATTCAGCTGAAAAAATCTTAAGTAAAGAAATTGATAAAAATACAAACAAAAAACTTATTGAAGAGTTTATTAAAGATCTAGATTAGTATGATTTTAAAAGACAGTACAATAAATAATTATGCAACCGCTTTATTTAACATTGCTGTTAAAGAAAAGTTAGTTGATGATTATATTATTCAAGTTGATGCTTTAATTCAAAGTTTGTCTGATAAAGATGATTTTAATAAACTTGTAAGTTTTTCTAATAAACAAGAAAAACAAGATGCCATTTTAATTATTGAAAAAACTTTTGCTTCATTTGAGTTTGATATTTATTTAATTAATGCATTAAAAATTTTAGTAGAAAATCAATTGTTTATAAATACAAGAATGATTTTAAAAGCTTTGTATAATAAGTTGCTTGATTATAAAAACATAGTTTTAGGTGTTGTTTATTCTACTGAAAAATTAACAAAAACTCAACTATCAGCTATTAAGAAGAAAATTTCAAATAAAGTTAATAAAAAAGTCGAACTAGTTAATAAAATTGATCCAACATTAATTGGTGGAATAAAAGTTAATGTTCAAGGAAAAGTTTTTGATGGTTCTATAAAAGCTAAATTAGAAGCTCTTAAAAAACAAATGAATACATAAGGAGGTTTAAGATGAGTTTTAATATCAAAGAAATCTCTGAGATGATAGAAAAACAGATAAGAAATTATAATAAAGAAGTAGTTCAAACTGAACAAGGAACAGTTGTTAGTGTTGGAGATGGAATTGCACTAATTTATGGATTAGATAATGCAATTATGGGAGAGTTGCTATTATTTTCAAATAATGTTTATGGAATGGTTTTAAATTTAGAAGAAGGAGCTGTTGGTTCTGTTATTTTAGGTGATGAAACTTTAATTAGAGAAGGAGATATAGTAAAAAGAACTAATAAAGTTGTTGAAACTCCAGTTGGTGATGCTTTATTAGGACG
Coding sequences:
- the atpF gene encoding F0F1 ATP synthase subunit B; amino-acid sequence: MLSVGFNIAINAATQGVPKIIESLFPNLPNFIAHLLATIVLVIVLAKLVYKPYKQMIEKQRQKITEVLSDAIEKQTQANIKIKQANSLLEEAKTESVSIINTARVDAEIQKNKIIDNANLQAKNIQSYAQNSIKQEKIKAQLEIKNTIVNLAINSAEKILSKEIDKNTNKKLIEEFIKDLD
- a CDS encoding F0F1 ATP synthase subunit delta; its protein translation is MILKDSTINNYATALFNIAVKEKLVDDYIIQVDALIQSLSDKDDFNKLVSFSNKQEKQDAILIIEKTFASFEFDIYLINALKILVENQLFINTRMILKALYNKLLDYKNIVLGVVYSTEKLTKTQLSAIKKKISNKVNKKVELVNKIDPTLIGGIKVNVQGKVFDGSIKAKLEALKKQMNT